The Marinomonas maritima genome segment ATGAAGTTGGCAAATATGGATAAAGAAGCAGCTAAAGTTTCGAATACGACAGATTTTGATCTTGATGATTATGCGGATGAAGAGCTTGCTGAGCAAGCGTTTGAATCGGCGGTAAATGCTCGCTATGCTGAGGAGGATACGAGTCGTAATCTCGATGTCACTCAGCTTTATTTGAGTGAGATTGGTTTCTCTCCACTGCTTACAGCAGAAGAAGAGGTGTATTTTTCTCGCCTTGCTCTTAAAGGTGATGAGAAGGCGCGTAAGCGCATGATAGTAAGCAACCTGCGTTTGGTTGTGAAGATCTCTCGTCGTTACTTAAATCGAGGCTTATCGTTGCTGGATCTTATTGAAGAGGGAAACCTTGGATTGATTCGAGCGGTAGAAAAGTTTGACCCTGAACGAGGTTTTCGTTTTTCAACGTACGCTACATGGTGGATACGACAAACGATTGAACGTGCCATCATGAATCAGACTCGAACCATTCGTTTGCCGATTCATGTCGTCAAAGAGCTTAATGTGTATTTACGAGCCGCTCGAGAGTTGACACAAAAACTGGATCACGAACCGAGTTCAGAAGAAATTGCAGAAATGCTTGATTGCCCCGTTGAAGACGTACAAAAGATGCTTGGCCTAAACGAGAAGGTAAGTTCCATTGATGCGACCTTTGGTGGGGAGAATAACGACAAAAGCTTGGTAGAAATTCTGGCAGATACGCTTCATCAAGGGCCAGAAGCGGACCGCCAAGACGGGGATGTATTACACAGTATTGAGCTTTGGTTGGATGAATTGAGTGAAAAGCAGTGTGAAGTCATTACGCGTAGATTTGGGTTACGTGGTCATGAGGCCAGTACGCTTGAGCACGTGGGTGCCGAAATTGGTTTAACGCGAGAGCGTGTTCGTCAAATTCAAGTTGAGGCACTTCGTAAACTGCGCCTGATTATGGACAAGGAAGGCTTGTCGTTAGATGACGTCATTCGTTTTGATAATTGATTAGATAGTTACTTCCAAATAAAAAGACCCGCTCTATGGCGGGTTTTTTTTTACCTGTACTTTATTTTTTTATGAATTTTATAGCATGTCTTTTTGTAGATTTGGCTCAGTAATTTCAACAATATGTTGCTGAATTTCTTGTTTGTATTTGTCAGACATCCCTTTTACTTCATAGGCTAAGACCTCCTTTCCATTATCTTCAATTATTTCTGGAAGGCCTGTAAAAACGCGGTTTTGTATATGGGATAAGGTGAAAATATCATCACTAATGACCAGTTTATTAATACTTTCTGATTGTTTTAATTGATGAACATTATTTAAAAGCATGTCGACTTTATCTGGTTCGAAATGGTTTTCTTTTACCATATTAGTAATCTGAGCATTACCTTGATGAAGCCCTAAGTGAAAGTTAAGTTTTGATGTATCTTTATAGAGTTCATTTTCCAATAACTTATCCACTAAGCCTAAGAAAAGTTGAGCGGTGCTCACGGCGTTAAGGTAAAGCTTATCTTCACAATCGTGGGCACTGAAAAGTATGACAGCCGAATCGTTTTTGTACTGATGCACATGACCTAAATAGATTTCACTGGCTTGAAAAATGGCTCGATAAATTGGTGTCAGTAAATTTGCCACTTGTAGAGGTGTCATGTCTTCATGCCATTTTTCTATGTTCAGAATATCAAAATATAGAAGGCAACTACGCTGTTTGGATTCTTCGAATATGGCATCGAAATTTATCTCAAACTGAGCTTTTTTCACGGCGGCAATAATGTCCATGTCTGCTACCGGTTTTGTTGATTTCTCTACGATTTCTTTAGGTAGTTTTAAGGCTTGTATTGCTTCAACGGCGTTATGGAGTTCTCTTGCTTCTTTATAAATCGGCATCACTAGCGAATTTTTATGTAAGCCTTTGCTATAAGTAATAAGCGCAGAAGAGGCTTCATTGATTGGTGTAAAAAGCCACCTTGTTATTAAAATGATGAACAATAGTGAAATGGTACTGATGAAAATAGCGACGCCAATTAATAGATTGTTAAGGTGCTGTAATGTGGCCTGAGCGGGAGTCTTGTCTAGGGTGATTAATACATGACCGACGATTTCATCTCTAAACTTTATACTCGAACTATAAACTCGGCGTTTATCGTTTGGTCGAAAATCACCTTCTGATTGCCGTCCAGAGTTATCACTGTCTGCTTCAGCAAGTAGTTCGTCTTTTTTATTGTAAACTCGAGCACTTAAAATATTGTCATCGACAACCAAACGATTGAGCAATACATTTAAACTTAGTAAGTCATTGGTGAGTATGGATTGGGTTGCATTAAAGGCAGCTTGAGTCGCTAAGCTACTGCCTAGTACTTCGGTTTGTTGAGATAAATAATTTTCCAATGCGTGGGTCATGGTGTACCAAAAAATGCATACGGTGAGAACCATAAGTGCAATAAAGGTGGCAACGGTGACAACTGAGGCACTCAGTTTTTTGCGTATAAAAGCGATGAGAGGCTTAGTTTTAGGTTGGGTGTCCATTCACTTCCTTTGGGTAACTCGTAAAACAATGACTAAAGTATACACATCATAACGGCCGTTTTCTGAATTCTTTAAAGTAGAACAGGTGCTTAGCGAAAAGAAAATGATTTGCTATAGTAGGCGCCTTATTGAATTTGGAGTGTTTATGTCTGCCAGTATTACTCTTATGGGGTCTTTGAGCCCTGAATACCTTGATCAATTTAGTGTCTGGTTAGACAAGCGCGGACTAAAGGGCGCACCCCGTCGATTGACGGATAATCAAGATTTGGTTTCTGTTGTGCAAGTGGTACTAGAAAATGAGGCTGTGAACAGTGCATCAATTCGAGCTGAACTTTTAGCTTTGTCTGATAGCACGGGAGTAGACCATATATATCAGTCGACGATGTTAGACATCCACACAGTTGGTGTGGCGGTTTTTGATATGGATTCAACACTGATTAAAGCGGAAGTTATGGATGAATTAGCCGTAGAGGCTGGTATTGGAGAGCAGATCTCTGCGGTGACGGCGAGTGCAATGCGCGGAGAAATTGATTTTGTAGAAAGTTTCGTACAGCGGTTGGCGCTTTTAAAAGGTTTGAGTAGTGACGTCATGGACGGTGTGTATAGCAGAATTCAGCACATGGATGGTATTGCAACCTTGATGTCCGCTTTACATCATTATGGGTGGCACACGGCTATTTTATCTGGCGGCTTTACCTATTTTGCGGATCGAGTCCAAGTGGAATATGGTATGACGGAAGTGCATGCTAATGTTTTAGAAATCCAAGATGGTGAGTTAACCGGTAAGCATTTAGGTGCGATTGTTGATGGTGAGCGCAAGAAACTTTTATTGACGAAGATCGTTGAAGAACAAGGTGTTGATTGGAAGCAATCCATAGCGTGTGGAGATGGTGCCAATGATTTGTTGATGTTGAATCATGCTGCTTTAGGTGTGGCTTTGCATGCGAAACCTTTGGTTCGAAAGCAGGCTCCATGCCCAATGAATAACCTTGGCTTAGAAGGCATTTTGTATTTGTTAGGCATGACGTCCGTGCAGATTCGTGCGCTGTCTGTTTAGTAATGACAATGAAAGGAAATGCGTTGTTGTTACTGTTTGGCGGTGATTTTTTACGCTCAAGATAGAGACTGCTATTGTCATCTCTAAAAGCTTGTTATGATTCTGCGTTATAACTATAACAAGCTTGGGTGAGGTGTTATTTTGTCAGAAATAAGATTGTCTGATATCGATTTGAATTTATTGTATGTCTTTCAGGTTTTAATCGAAGAACTTAATGTGACAAAAGCCGCGACGCGACTCAGTGTTTCCCAGCCTGCTGTCAGCCGGTCATTATCGCGGTTACGGGATGTGTTCGACGACCCATTGTTTATCCGCACCTCTCATGGTCTTTCCGCTACCGCTAAGACTCAGAACCTAGCGTCGCTTTTAGCAGATACGCTAAAAGGGCTTGAAAGTCTGATTCAACCCAGTGAATTTACCCCACAAACCAGTAAGCGTCGTTTTATTCTGTCGACCACTGATTTTGGTACTTTGACTGTTTTACCTAAAATCCTTGATCAATTTCGTCAAGAAGCGCCAGGTGCTATTTTAGACGTTAAATCCTGGAATGAAGATATGGTGACAGAGTTGGATCAAACCAGTATCGATGTTGCGGTTGCCGTGCTATCGAAAGAGCCGCCTGCGGCGATTCGTGCAATGCGTTTGAAAAGCGATTCTATGGTGTGTTTGGCTCGTAAAAATCACCCAGATATTCAAGATGCTTTAACATTGGATAGCTATTTGAAGGCCAATCATGTGCAAGTTGTATTAGGTCGACGAGAGTATTTTGCAGTCGATCGTGAGCTGGATAAAATGGGATATAAACGGCAGGTATCTGTTCATTTACCGAATTTTGTCCCAGCGGCTAGAGTGGTTATGAACAGCGATTTATTATTGACCGTACCGAGGCTTTTTGCAGAGGATATGGTAGAAACGGCATCTGAAATAGTGTTGCATGAACTGCCATTTATTACTCGAGAGTTTGATTATTCGATGATTTGGCATGAACGCTTCCAACATGACGCAGCTCATGTCTGGTTTCGAGGGCTATTGAGAAAAGCTTTTGTCGACGTTTCAGCCTGATATGTATTGTTAATGCTTATCAAGTAGGACTTGATAAGCGTGTTATCCATTCTTTGGTTAATACTTCCACTAGGCTATATCGTCTAAGTGTCATTGCTTCTTCTAAATTTACAAAGCTTTTCTCTAAATAGTCGTGGAGTATCTTGTCTCGCAATACGACCAAAAACTTAATTTGTTCTGCTTGCTCATAGGTCACATCCTTATTCAAAATAAGCGCATGAAGGACTTCTTTTCGTGAAGAAATGTCTGTTTTGTAATGATGCTTCAAAACATATCGAGCAAGGTCTAGCATAGAAGTGACAAGCAATTGAAATGAATGCTCGATCACCATTATTTCGTCTTTAGAGTACGCGACTGAAGCGGGTCTTTTTCTAAAGGCATCAAGGCGCTTTATCATTGCGTGCTGATGTTCATAAAGGGAAGTTTCCCACTCAACGTTTCTCATTATTATCGCCTTCTAGTGATAGGAGAGTAGCGTACGGATTGTTTAGCACGCTACTTGTAGTCTAGGTGAGGTATTTGAAAAGGGCGACGCTAGAAACCAGAGAAAGGATAAAAAGAATAAGAACAGCCGTATTCAATCTGAGTATTCGCTTTAACATGCAAGTAACCTTGGCTTTCACAAGCGGCTAGTAACGCGCCAGAGCTTTGTTGTGGATGAGCGTAAGCCAAGCCGTCTTGGCCGATAAAAACGCGTATAAACTCATCTCGTTGAATTACCTTGGCGCGATTAAACCCCGCATCTACCAAGTAAGAGGGAGGCAGTTCTGCTTTCTGGCCAGAACAAATTGACAATAATAACCGAGCGAACCAATGGTAAGTGACTAAGGTTGAGCTGGGGTTGCCTGGTAAGCCTAAGAATGGAATACCTTCAAGCGTCGCATGAACAAGTGGTTTACCAGGTTTAATGGCGATTTTCCAAAGGTGTACTTTGCCCAACTTTTCCAGAACGCCTTTTACATGATCTTCTTCACCGACAGAAACCCCACCAGACGAAAGAATAACATCACAAGATTGTAGTAATTTTTTTAGTGCGGCTTCGGTCTCTTCTGGTGAGTCCGCGGCGTGAAGGCATTGTTCAACCTGGTGGCCCGCTTGCGTAACCAGAGCGTTAAGCATCGGCCCATTGGAATTGTAAATTTGCCCAGGTTGTAAGCTTTTGCCTGCTGGAATGAGTTCGTCTCCGGTGGTGAGTATACCTACGAGTAATGGCTTATAGACAGTAATGTTTGTGATGCCAAGACTAGAGAGCAAACCAATATGTATTGGTGAGATCTTCTCACCTGCTTTTATTACTGTCTGGCCTGCTTGCATGTCTTGACCCTTCGGACGAATGTTGTCTCCTTTTAAGGGTTGCTGAGCGAAGACAAGCGTATTACCAATCTGTTGTGCCTCTTCTTGCATAATGACAGTGTTAGCACCGCTCGGAATATTTGCGCCGGTAAAAATGCGTGCGCATGTACCTGGTATCAAACGTTGGGCGGGTTGTCCAGCGGTAATTCGCTGGCTTACCGTAAAATACTTGTCGGCTTGCCAATCATCACATGCTAGGGCATAACCATCCATTGCACTATTATCATGGGGTGGGACAAAAATATCTGCGACAATGTCTTTTGCAAGAACTCTTCCTGCTGCATTAGACAAAGCGATCGTTTGGGGTGCAACGCGCAATGTAGCGCTTTGCTTTATTTCTTGCAATGCGTCTTCAAACGTAAGCATGGTCGACATAGTACTTAAGCCTCGAGCTGAGTTGGTGCAAGTGGCCCAATTAGCATACTGACAAAGTTGCAGGGTCTGTATGAAGCGTTAAGTTGCTCTTCTAAAATACCATTCCATGCGGTTTTGCATGCACCCGTTGAGCCAGGTAAACAAAAGATCAACGTTTGATTTGCTAGTCCTGCAATGGCGCGGGACTGGATAGTGGAAGTGCCAATTTCGTCGTATGATATTTGTCGAAATAATTCACCAAACCCTTCGATGGTTTTATCGAAAAGTGGTGTCATTGCTTCTGGTGTACTGTCTCGGCTGTAAAAACCCGTGCCGCCAGTGATCAGTACAACATGAGTTTCTTTATCGGCGATCCAATTCGAAACTACCGCGCGCATTTGGTAAACGTCGTCTTTTACGATTTCTCGACCGCTGAGCGTATGACCAGCTTTGCTTAATAATTCAACGAGAGCGTCGCCAGAGGTATCTTCAGCGAGTGATCGTGTATCCGAAACCGTTAATACACTGATTTTTAGTGGTCGAAATGGGGAAGGTGTTTTAGCCATGGGATTCCTTGTTAGCCTCCTGTTGCGCTCATAAAACGTAAAATTTGTGGGGCTTCATCGAGGTTGAAATGATGTTGAAGTGGTTTAAGTGCTAACGCGTCGATAATAGCGCTTTCTAATGTTATTGAATCGGCCGATGTATTTCGAATCAC includes the following:
- a CDS encoding AhpA/YtjB family protein, which codes for MDTQPKTKPLIAFIRKKLSASVVTVATFIALMVLTVCIFWYTMTHALENYLSQQTEVLGSSLATQAAFNATQSILTNDLLSLNVLLNRLVVDDNILSARVYNKKDELLAEADSDNSGRQSEGDFRPNDKRRVYSSSIKFRDEIVGHVLITLDKTPAQATLQHLNNLLIGVAIFISTISLLFIILITRWLFTPINEASSALITYSKGLHKNSLVMPIYKEARELHNAVEAIQALKLPKEIVEKSTKPVADMDIIAAVKKAQFEINFDAIFEESKQRSCLLYFDILNIEKWHEDMTPLQVANLLTPIYRAIFQASEIYLGHVHQYKNDSAVILFSAHDCEDKLYLNAVSTAQLFLGLVDKLLENELYKDTSKLNFHLGLHQGNAQITNMVKENHFEPDKVDMLLNNVHQLKQSESINKLVISDDIFTLSHIQNRVFTGLPEIIEDNGKEVLAYEVKGMSDKYKQEIQQHIVEITEPNLQKDML
- the moaB gene encoding molybdenum cofactor biosynthesis protein B, which encodes MAKTPSPFRPLKISVLTVSDTRSLAEDTSGDALVELLSKAGHTLSGREIVKDDVYQMRAVVSNWIADKETHVVLITGGTGFYSRDSTPEAMTPLFDKTIEGFGELFRQISYDEIGTSTIQSRAIAGLANQTLIFCLPGSTGACKTAWNGILEEQLNASYRPCNFVSMLIGPLAPTQLEA
- the rpoS gene encoding RNA polymerase sigma factor RpoS, whose product is MKLANMDKEAAKVSNTTDFDLDDYADEELAEQAFESAVNARYAEEDTSRNLDVTQLYLSEIGFSPLLTAEEEVYFSRLALKGDEKARKRMIVSNLRLVVKISRRYLNRGLSLLDLIEEGNLGLIRAVEKFDPERGFRFSTYATWWIRQTIERAIMNQTRTIRLPIHVVKELNVYLRAARELTQKLDHEPSSEEIAEMLDCPVEDVQKMLGLNEKVSSIDATFGGENNDKSLVEILADTLHQGPEADRQDGDVLHSIELWLDELSEKQCEVITRRFGLRGHEASTLEHVGAEIGLTRERVRQIQVEALRKLRLIMDKEGLSLDDVIRFDN
- a CDS encoding molybdopterin molybdotransferase MoeA, giving the protein MSTMLTFEDALQEIKQSATLRVAPQTIALSNAAGRVLAKDIVADIFVPPHDNSAMDGYALACDDWQADKYFTVSQRITAGQPAQRLIPGTCARIFTGANIPSGANTVIMQEEAQQIGNTLVFAQQPLKGDNIRPKGQDMQAGQTVIKAGEKISPIHIGLLSSLGITNITVYKPLLVGILTTGDELIPAGKSLQPGQIYNSNGPMLNALVTQAGHQVEQCLHAADSPEETEAALKKLLQSCDVILSSGGVSVGEEDHVKGVLEKLGKVHLWKIAIKPGKPLVHATLEGIPFLGLPGNPSSTLVTYHWFARLLLSICSGQKAELPPSYLVDAGFNRAKVIQRDEFIRVFIGQDGLAYAHPQQSSGALLAACESQGYLHVKANTQIEYGCSYSFYPFSGF
- the serB gene encoding phosphoserine phosphatase SerB; its protein translation is MSASITLMGSLSPEYLDQFSVWLDKRGLKGAPRRLTDNQDLVSVVQVVLENEAVNSASIRAELLALSDSTGVDHIYQSTMLDIHTVGVAVFDMDSTLIKAEVMDELAVEAGIGEQISAVTASAMRGEIDFVESFVQRLALLKGLSSDVMDGVYSRIQHMDGIATLMSALHHYGWHTAILSGGFTYFADRVQVEYGMTEVHANVLEIQDGELTGKHLGAIVDGERKKLLLTKIVEEQGVDWKQSIACGDGANDLLMLNHAALGVALHAKPLVRKQAPCPMNNLGLEGILYLLGMTSVQIRALSV
- a CDS encoding LysR family transcriptional regulator, translating into MSEIRLSDIDLNLLYVFQVLIEELNVTKAATRLSVSQPAVSRSLSRLRDVFDDPLFIRTSHGLSATAKTQNLASLLADTLKGLESLIQPSEFTPQTSKRRFILSTTDFGTLTVLPKILDQFRQEAPGAILDVKSWNEDMVTELDQTSIDVAVAVLSKEPPAAIRAMRLKSDSMVCLARKNHPDIQDALTLDSYLKANHVQVVLGRREYFAVDRELDKMGYKRQVSVHLPNFVPAARVVMNSDLLLTVPRLFAEDMVETASEIVLHELPFITREFDYSMIWHERFQHDAAHVWFRGLLRKAFVDVSA